The proteins below come from a single Zea mays cultivar B73 chromosome 8, Zm-B73-REFERENCE-NAM-5.0, whole genome shotgun sequence genomic window:
- the LOC100274933 gene encoding 60S ribosomal protein L18a-like protein, with product MGEAHSDEFCHCQGCAGKYALLRDEENPRLAIFERRLPCCGCGIGWSTFLLGFLCPLIWYFAAILYCCKYYNKDPRERPGLAASAVAALIFTVLAIIALSVALIICVYK from the exons ATGGGAGAAG CACACTCGGATGAATTTTGCCATTGCCAGGGGTGTGCTGGCAAGTATGCACTACTCAGAGACGAAGAAAACCCACGATTGGCAATCTTTGAGAGGCGGCTGCCTTGCTGTGGTTGTGGGATAGGATGGTCTAC TTTTCTTTTAGGTTTCTTGTGTCCTTTGATTTGGTACTTTGCAGCCATACTTTACTGCTGCAAGTACTACAACAAGGATCCTCGAGAGCGCCCTGGTCTAGCTGCATCAGCTGTTGCG GCTCTCATCTTCACAGTTCTGGCAATTATCGCTCTCTCTGTGGCACTGATAATCTGTGTATACAAGTAG